The following nucleotide sequence is from Nitrospirae bacterium YQR-1.
CGTTATGAATTAGTATTGCCACTCCCATGTTTTTTCTTGTCTCATCGGTTATTGAAATAGCGCTGAAGTCTATCTTGTGTTGCAGCCCCTTTTTATTAGTTAGTAAGCTGTTTTTTGAAATAACCATGCCCTCCTGGAGAACTTTCTTTACAGGCTCCTCAGGTGCTACATTGAAAATCCAGGATATATCCCCCCCTATCGCCTCTTTCATAGTCCAGCCGGTTATTGAGGAGGCCTCGGCATTCATAAACGTGACTGTGCCGTTTATGTCCGTAGTTATAAGGGCTGCCGACATGAGTTTCAGTGTTGCCAGCAGCCAGTTTTCACTAGCCTTTAATTTTCTCTCAAGGTTGTGCTTATATACTGCTATTTCGATACCGATTAAAAGCTCCCTCTGTTCAAATGGTTTAAGAATGTAGCCGTAAGGTTCTGTTATTTTGGCCCGTCTCAGCGTATCGTTGTCCGAGTATGCAGTAAGAAATATCACCGGTATGTCAAAAGAGCTGCGAATTTTTTCGGCTGTCTCCACTCCGTCCATGTCGCCCTTCAACACAATGTCCATGAGCACAAGGTCGGGGTCAAGCTCATCGGCTCTCCTCAGAGCATCAGCCCCTGTTGAGACAACATCTACAACCTCGTAACCGAGATCTTTCAACCGGTCGCATATGTTCATGGCTACAATACTTTCGTCCTCCACAACCAGAATCTTAGAATGTGAAAAACTATCGAGATTATCAAGCATTGTCTGTCTCCTCTTTCTTTTGAATCATCTATCTCCTCTTATCATATTTTAATTCCTTAAATTTTATCAAATATTTAGCTCCGGCACATCCATCGTAATCTATGAAGCCCTCCAACTGATCCACCACAAGGGCATAAACAAGCCTCAGACCCAGGGACTTGACACTTTTAAAGTCATACCCCTGTGGCAGCCCCACACCATTGTCTGCTATTGTCAGAGAGTAGTAATCATCAGGAGACCTCTTCAGATAAACACTAAGAAGTCCTTCTCTGCCGTCGCTGAAGGCATACTTAAGTGAATTTGATACAAGCTCATTTATTATTAACCCGCACGGCACAGCCGTATCCACCCCTATGGAAATATCATCTATATCGGTATCCAGAGATATGACGGAGGCGCTTAGATTATACGACTGGTACAGATGATTCAGCAGGCTTGGAACATACCTTGAAAAGTTTATAATGGAAAGGTCCTCGGACTGGTATAATTTCTCATGTATTAAGGCCATGGTTTTAAGGCGGTTCTGGCTGTCTTTAAACATCTCCAGAAGTTCCCTGCTCTCTATGTACTTTGACTGTAAATCAAGCAGGGATGACACTATCTGCAGGTTATTTTTTACCCTGTGGTGGACTTCTTTAAGGAGAACTTCTTTTTCCCTGAGTGAGTGGCTGATTTTCTCCTCCGCCTTTGTTCGTTCATCAATTTCAATTCGGAGTTTTTCATTGGTCTGTTGCAGCTCCGAGGTGCGCTTTTTCACAAGCTCTTCCAGATGGTACCGGTACTTGCGGAGCTCCTCCTCCATCTTAGTACGCACACTTAGCTCTCTTTTTAGGTTTTGTTCAACCTGTTTCAGAGATATGGAGTGTTTCACAAGCCCCTTAAGCTCATAGAGGTTAAACGGCTTATGTAAAAAGGCTCCGATTCCCAGCTCAAAGCACCTCTGCATGTCCTCATCACTGCCGTGGCCGGTAAGAACGATTACCGACGCAGGGTCTTCAGGGGTAAGCTGCAAATATTCTAAAAACTCTATACCATCCATAACAGGCATCTTTAAGTCGAGAATTACCAGTATGGGTTTAATTTTATAGAATAACCTGAGACCCTCCTTGCCGTTTTTTGCCGAGTGGATTTGATATCCGGAATCTTTTAAATGTCTCTTAATAGCCTCTACAACAACCTGTTCGTCATCCAGCACCAGAATCCTGACTCCCTCCGGTTCAGTTGTATTTATTTCAGCCATGGGTGTTTTACCTTCCAACAGTTTCCTCAACCGCAGGGATTTTAATGGTAAAAACCGTTCCCTTGTTTTTTACGGAATCGCATGTGATTGTTCCGTTGTGTTCGCTTATTATTCCATAGACTATGGAAAGGCCCAGGCCTGTGCCTTTACCTACCTCCTTAGTGGTAAAAAAGGGTTCAAAGATTTTATCCAGATTCTCGGCATCTATGCCCGTTGCATTATCGGAAATTTTGGTAACCACCCATTTACGGTCTTCTGAAAGGAATATGTTGACTTTGATGGAAGCATTAGCGGCATTTTTAGGGAAAGCATCCATGGCATTTTGTAGAAGATTGATAAAAACCTGTTCAAGCTGGTTTGCGCTGCCCATTACATAGGACAGCTCACTTTCTACAACTCTCTGAAGTTTAATGTTTTTAAGGCGTATTCTCTCGCCCATAAGCAGCATGGTGTTGTAGAGTACAGTTTCAATGTTTACCGGCGTCAGCTCAAGGTCGTCCCTGCGGCCAAAGGTTCTGAGGTGCTGGATTATATCAACGATTCTTCCAACCTGTTTGTAGGCTGTGGCAGCGTCCTTTTGGATTTCCTTTTCGTCAAGCCGCTGTTTTCTTATATCCAGCAGCAAGCCCTGAATAAAGCTGCTTATGTATGTCAGGGGTTGATTTATTTCGTGGGCTATGCCTGTAGCAATCTCTCCGAGGGTTGCCATCTTTGAGGCTGCCAGCATTTTTAACTGTATTCGCTGGGTTTCATCCTCAAGTTTTTTTATCTCCGTCATGTCGTGGAGCACAATAATGGTTTCATCACTTTTTTTGCCTAATCTGGAGAGGTTTACCAGGGCGGGAATGGTCTGTCCGGTTTTTGTCTTAACGGACATAAACACGTCCTTTGCCTTTTCCTGTATTTGTACCTCCTGTATGACAGACTCCAGATCTTCCGTGAAAATGCTTTTTATATTTTTTCCGACGAGTTCCTTTTCCTTGTACCCCAGCATAAGACAAGCGGCAGAGTTAACCCGTCTGATTGTAAAAGTGGCATTTATAACAAACAGAGCGTCGGTAAGGGAGGTGAGGACACTTTCTAAGTATGAGGCAGCATGGTAGAGTTGGGCTGTACGTTCCTTTACCCTGAGCTCTAAGTCGTCATTGAGGCGTTTAAGAGTATCCTCAGCTTTTTTTATTTCCGTTAGATCGTGGAAAATCCCGCGTGCAGCGGAGGGCTTTCCTTGCTCGTAACTATAGCTTACACTTCCGAGAACCGATATATGGCGGCCTTGTTTTGTAATAAACACTGTTTCAAACTTATTTGCGTGCCCTGTGGTCAGAATCTCGTGAAGTACACTTTCGTATTCCCTGAGGTAATCAGGATGAATTATTTCCGACATGTTAAGAGTTTGGACTTCCGCCGCATCATAACCGAGGGTTTGCAGCCATGAGAGGTTGACGTATTTAAAGCTGCCTTCCATGTCAACAATCAGAATCATATCGTAGGCGTTATCAAAGAAATCGGCAAGTTGTTCTTTATTTTTTCTGAGAGCCTCCTCGGCAAGTTTTCTTTCCGTTATATCCGTTATGAGGCCGTCATAGGCTATGAGGGTGCCCTCTTTGCTGTGCCGTGGCACAGGGGTGTTTCTGACCCATCGGATAGTGCCGTCTTTGTGAACGATTCTGTGTTCTACGGATTGAACCTGCTCACCTCTTAGCACTTTTTCAGCCATAGTGGAAGCCCAGTGGCGGTCCTCGGGGTGTATCATCTGATACCACAGAAACGGATCCCGCCGATAGTCCTCGGAAGTGTATCCGGTTACGGCAACACAGCCCGGCCCGTGGGCTGTGGATACTGCACGCCCATCAACAACATCCACAGTGTATATGTAATCGGTGGTGGCATTTAGCAGACGTTTGTAGCGGTTCTCACTGAGTTTCAGAGCCTCATCGGCACGGCGATGTTCGGTTATATCTGAAATAAGACCGTCATAGGCAATAAGTGTACCGTCTTTACTGTGGCGTGGGACTATGGTGTTTCTAACCCACCGGACTGTACCGTCTTTGTTGATTATCCGGTGCTCTATGGAGGGGATTGTCTCTCCGTTGAGGACTCGTCTGTTTGTCTCCA
It contains:
- a CDS encoding response regulator, coding for MLDNLDSFSHSKILVVEDESIVAMNICDRLKDLGYEVVDVVSTGADALRRADELDPDLVLMDIVLKGDMDGVETAEKIRSSFDIPVIFLTAYSDNDTLRRAKITEPYGYILKPFEQRELLIGIEIAVYKHNLERKLKASENWLLATLKLMSAALITTDINGTVTFMNAEASSITGWTMKEAIGGDISWIFNVAPEEPVKKVLQEGMVISKNSLLTNKKGLQHKIDFSAISITDETRKNMGVAILIHNAGDD
- a CDS encoding response regulator; its protein translation is MEGKTPMAEINTTEPEGVRILVLDDEQVVVEAIKRHLKDSGYQIHSAKNGKEGLRLFYKIKPILVILDLKMPVMDGIEFLEYLQLTPEDPASVIVLTGHGSDEDMQRCFELGIGAFLHKPFNLYELKGLVKHSISLKQVEQNLKRELSVRTKMEEELRKYRYHLEELVKKRTSELQQTNEKLRIEIDERTKAEEKISHSLREKEVLLKEVHHRVKNNLQIVSSLLDLQSKYIESRELLEMFKDSQNRLKTMALIHEKLYQSEDLSIINFSRYVPSLLNHLYQSYNLSASVISLDTDIDDISIGVDTAVPCGLIINELVSNSLKYAFSDGREGLLSVYLKRSPDDYYSLTIADNGVGLPQGYDFKSVKSLGLRLVYALVVDQLEGFIDYDGCAGAKYLIKFKELKYDKRR
- a CDS encoding MEKHLA domain-containing protein yields the protein MISEELDDKIKTIRNKLSFVENLRKSLKDRVESNITSLFESNIDLQERVYQRTVELDNINKKLHQEIAERKLIEEALILSEARYKSIVGAITDYIYTVEVQAGAAVSTTHGPGCIAVTGYTTEEYERDPFLWYQMIHPEDRHTVMETNRRVLNGETIPSIEHRIINKDGTVRWVRNTIVPRHSKDGTLIAYDGLISDITEHRRADEALKLSENRYKRLLNATTDYIYTVDVVDGRAVSTAHGPGCVAVTGYTSEDYRRDPFLWYQMIHPEDRHWASTMAEKVLRGEQVQSVEHRIVHKDGTIRWVRNTPVPRHSKEGTLIAYDGLITDITERKLAEEALRKNKEQLADFFDNAYDMILIVDMEGSFKYVNLSWLQTLGYDAAEVQTLNMSEIIHPDYLREYESVLHEILTTGHANKFETVFITKQGRHISVLGSVSYSYEQGKPSAARGIFHDLTEIKKAEDTLKRLNDDLELRVKERTAQLYHAASYLESVLTSLTDALFVINATFTIRRVNSAACLMLGYKEKELVGKNIKSIFTEDLESVIQEVQIQEKAKDVFMSVKTKTGQTIPALVNLSRLGKKSDETIIVLHDMTEIKKLEDETQRIQLKMLAASKMATLGEIATGIAHEINQPLTYISSFIQGLLLDIRKQRLDEKEIQKDAATAYKQVGRIVDIIQHLRTFGRRDDLELTPVNIETVLYNTMLLMGERIRLKNIKLQRVVESELSYVMGSANQLEQVFINLLQNAMDAFPKNAANASIKVNIFLSEDRKWVVTKISDNATGIDAENLDKIFEPFFTTKEVGKGTGLGLSIVYGIISEHNGTITCDSVKNKGTVFTIKIPAVEETVGR